CGCATTTTCAGGATTCTCAGCAGTGCCAAGGAGAATTGGCAATCCCTGCCTCTGACAACTTCTGCATTTacttccttccctccatcctTGAGACCAAACCCAGAACAATACAGCGCAGTATTACTGGTACCTCCTGCCAATTCTGTTAATATCCCCTGATTAAAGGAGGGAGTGGGAGAGTGGAGGAAGACAGGATTCCTGGTCACCTCTGCCCTTTACTTTCACCCTCTCAAAATCCCCACTGACAAATCAATCCCGTGTGTTTCAAGTAGAATAAGCTGATGTAAAACCTGGAGGTGTTGGTTTTCAAAAGATGAAGCCTTCCACGTGAACCTGCTAGAGAAGAGTGTTTCTGCTCTCCCTTAAACAGAAAGGCAAACCAACCTGTTGAGCACATTGAGATACAGTCGGGTGAACATGCCCTTGCCAGGCCCTCCAGCTGAAAAAGAGCCACCACCTCCCATCATCATGTTTAATACGGCAAAGGGTATGAAGTCTTCCTCCTGAATTCCAACAAGAAATGCAGTCAGCTAATAACTGAGCTCTCAAGGGTCTAGGATGAgtaaagagggagagagagtcAGAAATATGGCACAAGGAGAGTGTAAAAGTCAGTGCCTTCATCAAACTGTCAGTGAAAAAGCTGCTCGTCTGTACATGCAGCATCAGCAGCAAGAGTGCCAATGTTTACATAATGAGAGAGTATTCTGGGATTCTTCAAGTGCAGGGCACCCAAACCAAAGGATTTTAGGTTAATACTTACTAAAAATGAGCAGCTTTCTAACCCAATCATGATGTGGGTAAGCTCTGGGATGGGAGTAGGGCCCAGACTCACATCTGACATATCTTTTTCAACCTGGGGAAAGGGCAGACAAATTATTAGGACCATTTTTCACCTCTGTTGTATCCAGCTTGACACATTCCCAATAATGAACCTGTCACCCAAATAATGGCTGTCATGGCCAGTTTTGGCTCATATTCATGAACAGAAtgcaattttagaaaataaagtctATAGAGAAATCAGCTCAAGTCCAAATCTGCACCTCCCAGAGAGAGAAAGGCACGATGGcacttctcccttccttttacCTTGACAATGCCTCCTGTGTACTGAGCCACAGATCTGTCCACGTCCTTGGTCTGCCCGCTGCCCCACACCGGCTCCGCTCCAAGCAGATGTTTCTTTGCACACTCCACTAACTGTTCGTGCTCAATTCCCACCCCGGCAAGCACCATCCTGTCTGGCGTGTAGTAGTTGCGCAGGTAGGAATGCAGGACTTCTCGATCAATCTTGTCAGTATTTTCCACCGGGCAGAACCTGTTCAGTCCAACTGTATTATCTCTGTAGGCTGCCTAAAAGGAAACGATAGGTTAAAGTAACAAATATTACTTCACCTCCCTTCAtctaaatcttttctttctgtttcagaattaTGCCTACCTGTTTGAGACATGTAAGAGAGGGAAGGCTGAGCATTATTTCACTAACATCAGCGTAACTCAACAACATTTGTCACCCACGTCAATAAAGAAAAGTTATAGATAGTTTTAGTTTAGGTTAAAATCTTTCACGTGTGTAGAATGCAGGATTTCAAAGTGGAGGGACAGCAAAATTCTCCCTCTTACTGCTGAAATTTAGTTGAATAACAGAAAACTCTGTTTTCAGAATAGTCTAAAATAAACTCTGAAGTTGAGGAAAAACTGAGAACGAGAATGCAGCATGTCTCATACAGGGGACTgcacttttcagtgttttaccGCATGGATCATTTCTGTGAGCAGAGGCTCCGGGTCAGGTCTCATGTTCAAGTCTTCAAGCTCAAATCGTATAGCCATTCGAGTCATCTCAATTTCTTCATCTGTAATAAGACAGAAAGCAGGAGATAACAATCAAAATATCCAATTGCTACACGGTAACTTCTTGATGAGCACAACCTAATGAAGAATTCTGAAATCTAATAGCAAGTAATGCGTTGGGAGTCTTTTTTAGAGATAGAAACTTATGTTTCCAGACCTGATAACCTAGGCTGTAGCGCTACATCAGCCAGCAAGTTGACCACTGTGTCCAGGCCTTTGGCGTCAGCAGAAACAGCGTACATTATGGTGTCCCTGCAACACAAGCAGACAGGTTCTGTACTGAGAAGTCACATCTACGATCGTTCAGATAGAGCTGCTTGGCCATTATCATTAAATGCtttcaaaggaaacagaacTGACTTTTATAACCCTTTCAGGTTCACTTTTGTAGCTTCTTAGCAGTCGCCACAAATGGATTTGTACTGCTTAGAAGCAAAAAGTGGATTTTACTGTCACACTCCCAAAAAAGCAACTCAAACTACTGTCAGTATTAGAGCCACTCAGGTACAGAGCACAGAGAAAGAGCATCATCGTACCTCGATGCCTGGCAGTCGCAAATGCCCCCGTGCTTTTCTAAGGTGAGAAGAATTTCATCTTTGCTGCCAAACTGAGCTGTGGACTAAGAAAGAAGATAACAGTGTTATTAGTTAGTAAAGCAATAACTGTTTGTAATCCTTCAGCGTAGCCCCAAACATCATCTTCTACATTCTTTAAGTCTAATGGTTTACTAAATATTAACTAACCTTGGAGGTGAAAGCACAACAGACTTTCAAAGTATAATTACGGCCACAGTAATTAACTAGGAATACCATCACCACCCATTTACAGGGATCGGACCCACGGTGCCACTGCGAGGAGCGGGTCCAGCCCTCGGCCGCTCTCACGCTCCCCCCAGTTGCTCACTGCTCTGCAGATTTACAGTGTTTCCGAGAAACTCCAGGACCCCGCTACGACAAGTACGGTACTCACTGAGAAAGCCAGCTTTTCCAAGAAGTGAGAGATGCCACTGAGGTATTTCGCTTCGTGTCTTGATCCCGAATTTACAAGAACTAGCAGTAAGAAGAGATGAAATCAGCGTGACTTTtacccccgcccccccgccccgcacctTCCCGCTGCTTACACACCGGCCAGGCTCCCGGGGAAGGTGAAGTGTCACCGCCCCATGCCCGGCCGGGCCAGCTCAGGCctgggcacggcacggcacggcacggcgccccccccctcccgccccccttGCCGGGCGCGGGACTCACGGCCCACGGTGCAGAACTGCCCGAACTTCTTCTGAGAGGCGACCCGCAGCCCGTTCTCCAGCACCGTCACCCGAGTCTCGAATCGCTCCCGGCCCTCGGTCGCCGCGAAGACCGCCTTGGGCACGCCGGGCAGCGGGCAGGTCAGCGACACGCTGGGGTAGGCACCGCCGCCGCTGTAGCTCCGGCCGGCCGCCAGCCCGTACCTGCAAGACAGCGGGAGCCATCGTCAGCGAGGCCGGGCGCCCCGGCAGCACCTCCCCCACGGCTACGTTCCCCCGCttccccattccccccccccccccccgtgggtGACGGAGGGAGCGCTcaccgccgggccgggcctgaGGCGCCCCGCCGCAGCCACGCCATGGCGACCGCCATCTTGCCGTCACCCGGGAGCGTCCCTGCCGCCCGGCGCGGGGTCACGTGTGTGCGAGGCAGGAGGCACTGCGCAGCCGCGGTGAACCCGGAGAATGGATGGGCGGGAAAGGGGCGGGGCTGAGCTCCCCGGAGAGGCGGGCCTCGGGTGAGGCCGCGATTGGGTGAGGGTGTAGTGGCTTCTCGCTAATTGGCCCGTTCTGAGGGGAGGTGGGGCCCGCTCTGAGGCGAGGACCCGCCCCGCGGTCGGTGGCCGCCCGGGTCGCGGAGAGGGCTGAGGCGGGGCGGCTATGGCGGCGGGGGGGCTGCCGGCGGCGGGCCCGGCCGAGCCCAACCCCTTCTCCTTCCACGAATTCGTCCGTAGCAAGGCCCGGAGCGGCGAGGAGGTGGGCGGCGCCCGCCAGGTAGGGCCTGGGCGGTGTCGCGGCTGGTCCCCGCCGCGCTGAGGCGCCTGTCCCGCGCCCACCTCAGCTCCTCTGTTCTCTCCTCCGCAGGCGGCGCGGCCCTGCCCGAGTCTCGGCCCCCTCTTATTCCCCGATCTGGTGCCGCCCGGAGAGGcggaggacgaggaggaggaggaggaatggaGCGGGAGCTACCAGCCCTTGACCGTGGAGCAGGCCCATCTCACCACCGCCGGCCTCGCCTCGCCCTCCGCCGGCTCCTTCTTCTGCGAGGGGCTGGCAGGTAGCGAGGACCCGAGCGTAGCATCCCTCGGagccccgccggggccgggctttcactccctgcagcagcccagctaCGAGGAGGTAAGCACCTCGGCTGAGCTCCCGGCACCTTTCTCAGGGCAGACACAAACGCCACCTGCGGGCTCCATCTTCTGTCAAGTGAGCTCTGAGCTGCTTGTGTATCAGGTTGTTAGAGAAGCTTGGTGTCAGCCTCCAGTGTTACTAAAGTGTGCTGTCAGCAAGGGTGCCACACGTGGCAGCGTGTTGTTAGAGATGCTTGTGGAACAGAAGTAGGTCTGAAAAATTGCTCTACAGCATGTGTCAGATTTGGTACCTTGTCTGTCCTACTGCTTTTGGCATGACCCAGGGGTGACTTCCTTATGCTCTTCCCCCTGGGGtcatattaatttaaaaataacagcgTTTGATTAATCACATCTGCACTGGTTGCTTGGTGCCACGTTTCTGTGCCCCACAGGGTTAGTGAAGTTAAATGGTTTTGAGAGGGGAAAACTAGCTGGAATGTAATAGAAAGCGCAAGACTTTCCAGCACTGGAGTTAAAgctaaatatttcttctgataCTGGTCTTGGAGTGCTGTGTTGTTGTGAAACCACACCCTCATTTCTAATgagagtttttattttttagctaaAAGAAGAGAATGCCAGTTTGAGAAGCAAGATCAATAAGCTTCAGATTTTCTCTGAAACTCAAGCAGACAAGTGCGTAAGCCACAGTATGGGGGAAAGTAACCACATAAGCAAGGAGTTGTCTTAGAAGAGGTGCTCACTGGAAACAGTCAACgtctttaaagaagaaaaatgtagttGAAATCTatgctatttattaaaaagctttaaCAAACCTGGTTTTCTTATTGAAAAAGGCTTGGAAAGTAAGTAGCAAGCTGACATCTGATGAGTGTGTTTGTGTGGCTTACGCTTCCTGCAGTTTAGGTGGTTAGTGAAAATGAGGGTAGGGCTTGACAGGATCCATTTCATAAAGATTCGGATTAACAAAATAACAAATCTTAATCTCTCTCCTTTGaagcaagaaaagcatttttatttttacttgtgaGCAACTTGATATTGAGAGACTTGAATTTCCTGAGGTTAAACAGCCCAGTGACTGATCTAGGGTGGCAATTTCTTAAGGTCCTGTCAGAATCCTCTGTGCTTCACTGCTCTGTGCAGTGAGGCAGCTGGTACTTCTATGGTGATGGGGTAACCGTTTGTTTCAGAATTACCCTTATCTCAGCTGATTGTGAACAGCCATGTTTTCTGTCTGGCCTTTCTGCATTCAGCTGTATAGTTCCCGTTAATGCTAATGGATgttgaacaaagaaatcccCTGAGCCACAGCCTAGAAGTGTACTTCTGTGGGaagatgtaatttttctgaTAACATGAAAGAATGAGTTTCTTGATCCTTCCCCAGAATTTTCTTACTAAGATATTTAATGTTACAAGTGCTTGCTGAACATTGTCTCCTGTTTTTTAAGGATGAGGAAGCTTGAAAAAAAgcttgaggaaaacaaaattaaagaagaaaaagaagcacaGGATTTGGAAGCAATGGTGCAGCACGTGGAACAAAATCTCCAGCTGATGACTGTAAGTGTTGGCATTTGACATAGCAGCAGAAGCTTGTTTGAAGTTTCTCTAGTTCcgttccttttccttcctccttcaggAGAGTGAGGGAAGGTGAAGTGATTGCTTCACCCTTGTGAGCACTAAACAGCTCTGCCATGGGTTCACTTTCTTCCCTTATCACAAGACTGCGTCTCAGTCCAGAACTCCTTTCATTGCCTAGAATAAGGGAGGTCTTTgcagaaataccatttttgGATTCATCAACATCTTCAATTGCTTTTTTGCAGCCTTCTGAAAACACCTCACCACAACAACTAAGAGttgtttttcctgcttgcttATTTATACCGAGTACCTTTTCCTCTTGCCCACGAACAAAATTTAGTGGCTAGATGTGATGGACTGCACTTGAAGataatagaaaggaaaattggGGAGGAATCAGCTGATCAGATGGGCTAGGGGCACAATCCCCATCTTGGAACATGAGGTGGTATAACACAAACCACATCAAGTTCTGTGCTGGAATCACGTGTTCCTACGTAGCTCAAACTGCCTGCTGCGTCCTAAGCACTGCTGTGATCTTTAAATGATCTTTATTCTATTTCAGAAACGGGCTGTTAGAGCAGAAAACAGTGCTACaaaactgaaacaggaaaacGCGTTACTTCAGGTACGAAGCAGCATTCTTAAGGCCTTGCTGAATGTATTGAGAGCAAAAGCATACACCTTAAAATTGAGCCTAGAAAAAGGATATTGAAAAATTCCAACTATGCCTTCACTTTTCTTAGTGAATGCTATAGAAAGTATGCTAGACTAGAACGCTTCAGCTCTACACAGACTGTTAACTTTGTCTCTGGGGTGTGTGGTACTTCACTTaaaattttgctgaagtttGATGTGATGTTCAAATGCTGTTCGATATTTGGGACCTATGAACGCCGTAATGCACCAGGGTGTTTGGCTGTAGGATGGTGCCTGACAATGCTGCgtgcattttcagttttaatagaGACTTCCACGTTGTTTTCTGTCAGAGACTGCTCCCCAGAGCTGGGAAGATGTTCTCTCTAGGCAGTCTGGTTACAGGATCTATTACTTAGTTGCTGTAATACATTGCTGTCCAAATGTATTCATTAGTTTAATTGTAAAGTATCTACTGGAGTTTTGTGGTTATTTTCGTATGAAGTTTTTGTCTGCTTCCTCCCTAGGTTCAGCTGAAGAATTACAAGACAGAGAATGAAGCTTTGAGGCTGGGCCAGTCGGCAAGTCTGGCCGCGGTGAAACAAAACGCAGACATCGCCTTACAGAACCTTCTCACGGTTATAACAAACTCCCGCTCTTCAATAAAGTGAGTTGTTTTGAGATCACTCTCCTAACACTATCCCCAATGCTTGTCTAATTACTACAGCTAAATGTCCCCAGTGGGGTTTTAGGATTGAAACTCTTGATTCTTACATTCTGTACAGCAGATCAGCTAGTCCATGTTCTTACCTGCTACGTATTTTCCTCCAAGTTTAGGTAATAAATATAACTAGAATGtccaagttgttttttttttttaacttaatgtAAAGCCATTATACTTAGACTCTCTAAGTCTCTTATATTTCTCTTCAAGAAGTGAAATCTTCAGTCTAGATGAATTGCTTCttgaaaaaatgtcattgtgTGGGTAACCACCACACAGCGCTGCTTTATCCTGTCCTCAGCCTAATGCTGTGCCTCTCCCGCCTTCCAGGCAGCTGGTCTCCGGAGCAGAATCGCTGCAGCTCGTTGCTGATCTCCTTAAATCAATAGacagaatttctgaaatgtcagaAGATGGACAGTAAAGCTGCAAAAGGGACTCAAACCGAGAAGTTTGCTTTCATGCAGAAATCGTTACTTAAAAGTTACTTTCCGATACTCAACCTGGTTACGATGTGCAAAGCTGCTGTGGAACTGGCTTCTCCATCTCCACCTGTTGGGCAGCCACAGCCGCCGGGTTGCTAAAACCTGAATCGACAAGAGTACGtcccttttttcctgctagACGGGGACGACGGCCCCTCCTGGCCTCGCACCCCGCATTCCTGCGAGCCCCCCTACGGTTTTGGCTGGGACCCCACAAACCCCCCCCCGGCTTTGGCTGGGACCCCCCTTGCCTTTATCTCCCCATCAGGGTGTTCCTGGCCGCAGAGGGAAAAGGGATTGTGGGGCTTTCGAGCGGGGCTCGGCCTCCGGAGGCGGTTTGTAATCATCCTCATGGCGGCCGCTGTGTGACGGGTTTTGTGGCGCTATTAAAGGCCGCGGAGGTGGCGGCACGGCCgggctgcgggggctgcggcACCGGGGCGGGGAGAGGGGACCCGGCGGCGTCCTCGGGCCGGCCACGTGCGCCAGCCTCGCCGCGTTCGATTGGCTGGGCGGTGTCACGTGAGGAGGGGCTCAGCTGACCGAGGTGCTCAGCGGTGATTGGGCGGAGGGCGAGGGGGCGGGGCCCGCGGCAAGGCAGTGCGGCCCAGGCCCGGGAGCCTGCGGTGTCGCCATGTCCCGCTggccgggcccggccggggccccccccagccgccccccGGCCGCTGAGCCCGCGCAGTCTCCCGCGGCCCTCGACCTAAACGCGGAGCGGGAGAAGATCCGGCGGGAGATCGAGGAGCTGGAGCGGAGCCTGGAGCCCGGCGGGGCTGGCATCGAGGTGGCCGTGTCGGACTCCAGCCTCAGCTCTGACACGGGTACGGCGGGGCGCGGGCTCGCCGCTCTCCAACCTCCCCCCgctgcttctgctcctgcaTTAAGTTACTGCTCTGGCTCTTGAGATGCGTGTCTGGCGTGACGGGGGAGAGGCTCGCGTCGGTTTTGTGTTAACCCCGCCATTTCTGCCAGACGCTGCGCACAGACGGTGCTGGGAGCGAATTTTGGAGGTCTTGAAGCAAGGCGTCTCCTCAAGGCTTTCCTTAGCAATCGTCCTTGCAGGAGAAGCCTCTTGCACCGGTGTTTTGCGTATTTTCATGATGAAACCCATGGCAAGCTAGCGGGGAAGGTTGAGAGGCCATCACGCCTCCTGATGGAGGTTTCTGGTCAGGGCGGGTGGTAACGAGCTGACTCATGAAATGCAGGAGCCCATCAAATACTGTCATTAGTTAATTCCCAGACGTTTCCACGCCGTCTGAATGGACAACACAAACTCTGCTGTGTGAACCACTCCATTTTGCAGGCTGCCTGTGCTTCCTAAAACTAATTCCTCAAAGCAAAGAGGGTGTGGTAATAGTTGGTGTATCTATACTTCTGGTGGCTGTCACAGTTGCTTCATCCACCTGCGTTTTGATTATGCAAGGCCGAATAATGTACGTCAGAAGCCTGTAGCCACactaaatgcaaaaccaaatcTTGCTGAAGAGTGTGGATGGGCTGTTAGGTGTTTACAAATTTAATGGGTTTTATTGGGTTGGAGTGTTCACTTGCCTGCATACTCTGGAGCCTTTGTTTTACTGTGATGTATAGGACTAAGATGCAGTTTGATTGTTGCTGTAGTTATCAGGAGCAGCTCATTTTTCCTACTGTAGAACAAAAAAGTGCGTACATGGCATATAACTGATACTTTTACTTGACAATATTGGCAGTATCCAAACCCTCTAATTGTCACATCTGAGATATTATGTGGTGCTTTATTCTGTATGCTTTAATTGAAAAGTCTTTGGCTTtgaagctttccttttttttttttatccaacGGTAGTCAacctttttgtgtttttgttgtcTAACAGATAATGGTGAAGATGAGGACTCAGATTCTCATGCTGAAATGGtaaccattttttctttaagcatctTTCCATCTGTCTGTTGAAGGGGAATTTCACTCTGTTCTGCAGAAATCTAGGCAGCTGGCTTGGCTCCGTAGCTTGGGAATGATTAATAGTAGACCTGGAGGTTTGGTTAATCCTGCCCAGGACTTTGTTATTCATGTGTAATAGAGAGATTTCTTCCTGTGAAAACAAATGACAGGGAGCAGAAGCCTCACTGCTCTAGTGCTTGCTGATCTCCATCACTGGAAACACCAGCTTCTGGGGAGGTCGCAGAGCAATTGCgcttcagaaagaaatcatCAGCTTGTGATCAAGAAATCTTTTACTTCTTTGTACCTGAAGAGTACTGGGTTTGTACATGAGGGGAAAATTCCTTTTAAGACTTTTTACAAATCTGTTTACCTTTGGTGTTGTTTTAAACATAATATTTTCTCAGACttcatataaaaacatttagcaGAGAAATATCTTAAGACCTGTAGAGCACAGTGAAGGAGTAGCTAGTTTGTGAAGACAAATCTGCTGGTGCAGATTGGACCCAGGTGCAGAGCACTTTGATGAAACAGTCAGCCCTGCTTTGTGTCTGAAGCATGTGGTAGTAGGCCAAGGGAAGAATTGCTTCAGTAGAAGCACAAATGAGGTGGAAGTTTGAAGGGGTGGTTCTGAAGTACAGATTTAGCAGGTTAAGAGAGCTCCTGTGTAAAGTGCTACTATTTTGCAATTTGCTTACAGTTCTGTGGTTGATGGTGCAAGACCAGGTGTTGGTGAAGTTTGGGGTCAGACTTTGGCTCAAGTAGCAGCAGGCTGAACTCACGAACAGGGCGGGCAGAGCTAGGCGAGGCTGGTAACTCTGCCTCTGGGGGTATTCAGAACAGCTGCCAGGGAGAGACAAACAGTTAATGTGCCTCCaaatcttttgaaaatcagtCTTGTAAAATAACAGAAGGActgatttatgaaaataattatgttaCATACCTGCTTTTAAAGCaagcatttttctgccttttttccctctcttttccttttttctcccttaaatACCTTATTTGCTtcaaggaaatggaaagagaagatgaCAGTAGTGACGATGATATTGAAGGTAGTCTGCCACAGGATCCAGAAACATGTCTGCAGATGAACCATGTGTACCAGGAAGTTATCCAGGAAAAGATTGAGGAAGTCAAGCTTCTCATTgcacaaaacaaagaacagcagGTGAGCAAAACAGGAGTAAAATGTTCATTCCCCTGCCCACCAAGCCCAGTAAAACTTTCCAGGACATTCCTAATCCATCACAGGGGCCAGTGGAATCAGCTGCAGCAGTTGTAGTCCCTTGTTCATATGCTGGTGCGGTTTGCTTGGCCAAGAAAcagattcattttcttcatggcAGTTCAGACCAATGTCACTTGACTGGCCTTTCGAATGCCTTACCTGACTGATGTTTCCATGCTTTCTTATCACCAAAAAATGCTACCGCTAGGGTATCTTATATTTTAGCTTGTTGAAgcaaatgagtatttttttaatcatctgcaGTGTACTGTACAAACTGAGGAAGTTCCAAATCCCGTCTTTAATGTGTACGCTGATTTACAGTCTGATGCTGCAAATTTGAACCCTACCTGGGATGTTTGGGATGGCTCAGCCACTGCTCTCTGAAATTAGGAATTTGAAGGAGACACTGATACTGTTTAATTGATTCTTGTATTGCAGAAGGAAATCATGTGCGAGCTTGGTGGTCCAAAAATAGCAAAGGCAGGAGATGGTAGAAATCTAccagcaaatatatttttgggTCACTTTATGAAGCCATACTTTAAGGATAAAACAACAGGAATTGTAAGTAAATATAACTAGGTTGCATACTGATATGTTTTTCAATGGCAGATTTAAATTGTAACTGTGTTAAAACTGTTATGTTTCTATTATGTAACTGTGAGTGTCACTCCTGAGTTtgaattctcttcttttttctcatttgttacTTACCCTCTTTTGGAAATATGATTGGCTGTGATATCTGAAAGCAAGTTGTGAGGAGTGGCATTCCAGCCACGGGGCACTTGAACATTCTTATTCTCAACTTAACATTGATTGTTTGTCTTCATCTCCATGATCCAATTCCGTGCTGTTGTTTAAAGTACTTGTTGAAATCTGATTGTCCTTGAAACTGAGTTTTCTGAGGCAACTGTCACTACTTTTTTCATATGTCTTCGCAGGGTCGCTAGCAAAAGGAGATCTTGACTTTTTGTTGTAGCTGTCAACTGTCACTATACATAGATTAATATAACATTCAAGTAATGACTGGTAATTTTTCTATGAATTCCTAGCCAAGTTTGTAGTGCATCTTAAGTAGGTACAAACATGCGTAATACATGTCCCCACGTCCAAAATGCTTCTTCAACCATCAGCTAACGTGAGCAGGCCTGACTCTGAGCTGAGAATGTACCATGTAACCATGGACAAACTTACTTGCTTGAAGTAtctatttgcatttgttttcttatgtcTTCTGATGTATCTGTGAGCTAGTGCTAGTAAAGGTAACTTAGCACTTTGCATAAGTTTGAGGTACCAGTCTTTTTGTAGCAGTTCATGCTAGAGTTCTAAGAAGAAAGGACAATTTTTCTGGGTATCTGACTCTTCCAATATATCTAACCCGTCTAATCTTTATTAGGGCCCTCCTTCCAATGAAGATGCCAAGGAAAAGGCAGCTCAAGGCATAAAATCCTTTGAACAACTGCTTTCCACAAAATGTAAGTAAGTCTGTGCTGTTCAGTGTTCTATAAGAGCtataacaaatatatatattcatattgttagttccccccccccatttgcaGTTAAACATCAGCACTTCTGATATTTTATACTTGactctaccaaaaaaaaagtagttaaaagTAAAAGGGATACTCTGTAAATTGTTTCATTGAGTGGTTAATGACTCGctgctttcatttgcatttgttttgatgCATCATATAACAACATCCTGTGAGCACTCCAAAACCAAATGAGATTCAGTGAGAGAAGTTCAAGGGACACTTACAGCTCTGGATGGTTACAAACACCTGGGTGATGACCTTTACTGAGATCTCTTCAGAACTAAAACTGAGCAAGAGGCTGTGACTTGCCCAAGTCAGACGTGCCCTTAGTCATTTTGGTGGAAAATAGAATCAATTTACCTAGCCTCTGGTAGCTACTTTGCCCGACAAAACTGCATAGCTAATGAAGATGAACTGTTATTGATGACCTGGGGGATACTTTAACAGTGGTATTGAAAGCAGTGGATCTCTCTCTTTCTTGGCAGTGATTTTGCACTAGTGTTTGAATGCTTGATTACTTTGTTTTGTctagggaaaagcagagagaagacaTTATTGCAGAAATCAGTAATAAGTGACCGCTTGCAGCGCCTGCTTCAGCCGAAGTTACTGAAGTAAGTACTATGCAAAAATCTTCTTTCTCCTTATGAGAACGTTATATatgaaggaaggagaggatATATGTGGAGATTTTACCTTCCTTCTCGTGTTAAATGCGATTCAGTAAGGTTACAAATCACAGCAGAGATGCTTTGACTGTCACCATTGAGCCTGGGAGACCACTCTGAATTACAGCAGTGGTCCTCAAACTCCCCTGTCCTATGGGCACCAGTGCAGAGGATGACACTGTTGTAGGCAGCAGCATCTTTCATTCTTTGTTGACATTTATATAatctgtgtgtgcgtgtggtACCAAAGAGTCTCGGACTGCAATGTCCTGACTGTAAGCAAGAGGTTACAGCATTTGGTTGTCTGCTTGATGATTGTTTTGTGGGTATCTGGCAGGTggagaggttttgttttggcGGTGTTGTGGCATTTTATGGCCATCTATTTCTGCCCATTGATGCAGTGGTATAACTTAAAATAGTCTACAGAGCTTAAAGCTGAAATTGTGATATATAGCAAGTATTAATGGTGTGTCCGGCGAGAGATTTCTGTGCCTGGAGCTGGTCTTTGTTGCTGTTGCAGCAACCATTGGGTCTCTGTAAATAGCGAAATGATTAATCTGAGACCTGTTCTGGGTCAGTGATTTGCATTGAAGGTGCAAAAATAGGACAATGAGTGTGCTGTGTGGGAAAACCTGGAAGAACAACAGTTTTGTgtaatgtgaaaatgaaaggaaggaatgaCACTGATGGGGAAACAAT
This genomic stretch from Balearica regulorum gibbericeps isolate bBalReg1 chromosome 20, bBalReg1.pri, whole genome shotgun sequence harbors:
- the PMPCA gene encoding mitochondrial-processing peptidase subunit alpha encodes the protein MAVAMAWLRRGASGPARRYGLAAGRSYSGGGAYPSVSLTCPLPGVPKAVFAATEGRERFETRVTVLENGLRVASQKKFGQFCTVGLLVNSGSRHEAKYLSGISHFLEKLAFSSTAQFGSKDEILLTLEKHGGICDCQASRDTIMYAVSADAKGLDTVVNLLADVALQPRLSDEEIEMTRMAIRFELEDLNMRPDPEPLLTEMIHAAAYRDNTVGLNRFCPVENTDKIDREVLHSYLRNYYTPDRMVLAGVGIEHEQLVECAKKHLLGAEPVWGSGQTKDVDRSVAQYTGGIVKVEKDMSDVSLGPTPIPELTHIMIGLESCSFLEEDFIPFAVLNMMMGGGGSFSAGGPGKGMFTRLYLNVLNRHHWMYNATSYHHSYEDTGLLCIHASADPKQVREMVEIITREFILMAGAVGEVELERAKTQLKSMLMMNLESRPVIFEDVGRQVLATNTRKLPHELCALIGQVKSTDIKRVVTKMLHKKPAVAALGDLTDLPTYEHIQAALSSKDGRLPRMYRLFR
- the ENTR1 gene encoding endosome-associated-trafficking regulator 1 isoform X2, which gives rise to MAAGGLPAAGPAEPNPFSFHEFVRSKARSGEEAARPCPSLGPLLFPDLVPPGEAEDEEEEEEWSGSYQPLTVEQAHLTTAGLASPSAGSFFCEGLAGSEDPSVASLGAPPGPGFHSLQQPSYEELKEENASLRSKINKLQIFSETQADKMRKLEKKLEENKIKEEKEAQDLEAMVQHVEQNLQLMTKRAVRAENSATKLKQENALLQVQLKNYKTENEALRLGQSASLAAVKQNADIALQNLLTVITNSRSSIKQLVSGAESLQLVADLLKSIDRISEMSEDGQ
- the ENTR1 gene encoding endosome-associated-trafficking regulator 1 isoform X1, which codes for MAAGGLPAAGPAEPNPFSFHEFVRSKARSGEEVGGARQAARPCPSLGPLLFPDLVPPGEAEDEEEEEEWSGSYQPLTVEQAHLTTAGLASPSAGSFFCEGLAGSEDPSVASLGAPPGPGFHSLQQPSYEELKEENASLRSKINKLQIFSETQADKMRKLEKKLEENKIKEEKEAQDLEAMVQHVEQNLQLMTKRAVRAENSATKLKQENALLQVQLKNYKTENEALRLGQSASLAAVKQNADIALQNLLTVITNSRSSIKQLVSGAESLQLVADLLKSIDRISEMSEDGQ